CTGGGCTTGGGCGAAGGCCTTCAGGCGCTCCACCTGGCGCTCCAGGTCCTCTTTCTGGTCGGCAGAGGAGACCCGGGCGTAAAGCGCCGTGCGCCCCTCGGGAAGAGGTTCCTCCACCAGGATGGTGCCCGAAGGAAGCTGGCGGGCGGGGACGGGGAGCTTCCCCGACTTGAACCACCGCCAGGCGGTGCGGGCCCAGTCGGAGAGCTTCATGGCTGGTATGGATGATGAGAAAAACCTGGGCCGTTGTCAACCCCCTCCCGCAGGTCCCGCCGGGCCATCTCCAGCCCCCGAGGTTCCCCGGGAAGGTAAGGGGTGGTCTCGTGTGGAGCGATCCGGTTCCGGTCCCGGTGGACCCCGCCTCCGGCCGTGTCGTACCGGGCCACCCAAACAAAGCGGCCCTCCTCGAGGTCTAGCCAGTCCAGCTGTACCGTCTAGGAAATCAGCCCCCCGTAGCCCGTCTCCAAGGTCACCCTCAGGCGGGCCGCGTACGCCGGCAGGAGGCCGTGTAGCA
The nucleotide sequence above comes from Thermus islandicus DSM 21543. Encoded proteins:
- a CDS encoding IS607 family transposase, with product MKLSDWARTAWRWFKSGKLPVPARQLPSGTILVEEPLPEGRTALYARVSSADQKEDLERQVERLKAFAQAQGWAEYEVVAEVGSATRKKRRLLQVLADPDVSRIIVEKRSHLSRFGFALVEAALRASGRRIVVLEDECG
- a CDS encoding DUF7718 family protein; its protein translation is MDWLDLEEGRFVWVARYDTAGGGVHRDRNRIAPHETTPYLPGEPRGLEMARRDLREGVDNGPGFSHHPYQP